The following nucleotide sequence is from bacterium.
TCAGCGTGAAAGGAGAAAAACGTGTCACAGCTTCGTTATTCGTCCTGGGCTTCCGGCCTCAGGAAATCGGATATTTCAGAATTTCTAAGGCTTGCAAAGGAGCCGGGTGTTTTAAGCCTCTGTCCCGGCGTTCCGTATCCGGCTGCCTATCCGACTGAAAAAGTGGTTGAAATAACCAGTTCATTGATAAAAGACAATCCTGAAATCATATTCCCGTACGGTCACCCTCAGGGAACGATCCGGTGCCGCGAAGCGGTTGTATACCGTATGAAAAAACGCGGAACCGATGTCTCGCCGGAAAATGTCGTGCTGACCGCAGGTTCACAGAATGCCTGCGATATGGTTCTCCGCATGATCTGCGACCCGGGCGACACGTTGATTATCGAAGCCCCTACATTCCTTGGCGTGCTTGATTCGATCAAGAACTGGGGACTCAATCTCGTCGAGGTTCCCGTCGATAATGACGGTATCAGGACCGATATACTCAGGGATACCCTTGCCCGTCTCAGGAAAGAGGGGATACATCCCAAGGCCATATACCTTATGTCCAACAATCATAATCCGGCAGGCATCAACATCAGCATCGAGCGGAAAAAGGAGCTGCCCCGTATCGCCGGAGAATTTGGTTGCTTCATCATCGAAGACGATGCTTACAACGAGCTCAATTATGACAATGTTGACCAGACCGCTGTCAAGGCATATGATACGGCGGATAATGTCATTTATCTCGGGAGCTTTTCCAAGCTCGTTTCTCCGGGATTCCGCGTTGGCTGGGCAGTAGTTCCGCCCGAACTCGTCGATACATGGAATATGTGCCGTCCCATGTTCGATGTCGGATCGCCCGCGCTCAATCAGGAAGTCATTGCCGAGATGCACCGTGACAACTGGCTCGACGGTCATATCAAAGAACTGATCAAGGGATACCGGTCACGCCGTGACGCCATGCTCGGCGCTCTCGATGAGTATATGCCCGAAAGCTGTACATGGACCTAT
It contains:
- a CDS encoding PLP-dependent aminotransferase family protein, whose amino-acid sequence is MSQLRYSSWASGLRKSDISEFLRLAKEPGVLSLCPGVPYPAAYPTEKVVEITSSLIKDNPEIIFPYGHPQGTIRCREAVVYRMKKRGTDVSPENVVLTAGSQNACDMVLRMICDPGDTLIIEAPTFLGVLDSIKNWGLNLVEVPVDNDGIRTDILRDTLARLRKEGIHPKAIYLMSNNHNPAGINISIERKKELPRIAGEFGCFIIEDDAYNELNYDNVDQTAVKAYDTADNVIYLGSFSKLVSPGFRVGWAVVPPELVDTWNMCRPMFDVGSPALNQEVIAEMHRDNWLDGHIKELIKGYRSRRDAMLGALDEYMPESCTWTYPHGGFYSWVTTPDGIDHDSLFRTAARNKVMYFTGNFFYLDNTHHNNFRLCFSRPDEDVIVEAVRRIAIALKEEMVK